Proteins encoded in a region of the Panicum hallii strain FIL2 chromosome 3, PHallii_v3.1, whole genome shotgun sequence genome:
- the LOC112886034 gene encoding cysteine-rich receptor-like protein kinase 2 isoform X1 — translation MQRRRAGRAHHPVLPAAAVLTHLLLAAATVAGADEPGTPAILATVCGARQTPDPEGFDVSFVTTLEMIYQNVTRSGYGAAGSGAGNDTVFGLGQCLAYLSPTDCQLCYAQSRVKLPHCLPADGGRIYLDGCFLRYGADNFTAVATDASDTAVCGSNATGGPPAPGFAAAAAALVRNVTAAAPGARGYYYASSSPESGRAPRAYAAAQCWRSLNASACAACVASARDRVLRQCLPGAAEGYGLNAGCVVRYSTRPFYLPADAAGGGGSSTRHTVIIVIASVFSAVAVIGIAFVWTKMRSRRDHLHDDMDGSGEIIRAIAASHLSFKYQELRRATDEFNQINKLGQGGYGSVYKGVLPDGREVAVKRLFFNTRQWADQFFNEVRLVSQVQHKNLVKLLGCSVEGPESLLVYEYLCNTSLDHYLFDAFKKNALDWERRFEIILGTAEGLSYLHNASEIRIIHRDIKASNILLDERFRPKIADFGLARNFMEDQSHLSTGLAGTFGYMAPEYIVHGQLTEKADIYSYGVLVLEIITGRKNHNSVASSAEGLSLMALIWKHYNAGTLMELLDPNLREQCSEEEAVQVFHVGLLCAQASPNLRPPMWKVVEMLSGRDKVLPRPTQPPFINVKGSNAKSDGSGSTSLLSNSDKSPFSLNQLSVSGVEARESERYKSGPNSRSSERQRKRR, via the exons AtgcagcggcggcgagcaggaaGAGCGCACCACCCCGTGCTCCCGGCGGCGGCCGTCCTGACCcatctcctcctcgccgccgccaccgttgcTGGCGCCGATGAACCGGGCACGCCGGCGATCCTGGCCACGGTGTGCGGGGCCAGGCAGACGCCGGACCCGGAGGGCTTCGACGTCAGCTTCGTCACCACCCTGGAGATGATCTACCAGAACGTGACGCGCTCCGGCTACGGCGCCGCGGGCTCCGGCGCCGGCAACGACACCGTCTTCGGCCTCGGCCAGTGCCTCGCCTACCTCTCCCCGACCGACTGCCAGCTCTGCTACGCGCAGAGCCGCGTGAAGCTGCCCCACTGCCTCCCGGCCGACGGCGGCCGCATCTACCTCGACGGCTGCTTCCTCCGCTACGGCGCCGACAACTTCACCGCCGTCGCCACCGACGCCAGCGACACCGCGGTGTGCGGCTCCAACGCCACCGGCGGGCCGCCCGCGCCGGggttcgcggcggcggccgcggcgctggTGCGGAACGTCACGGCGGCCGCGCCGGGCGCGCGGGGCTACTACTACGCCTCGTCGTCCCCGGAGTCCGGGCGCGCGCCGCGGGCGTACGCCGCGGCGCAGTGCTGGAGGTCGCTCAACgccagcgcgtgcgcggcgtgCGTGGCGAGCGCACGCGACCGGGTGCTCCGCCAGTGCCTGCCGGGCGCCGCCGAGGGGTACGGCCTGAACGCCGGCTGCGTCGTCAGGTACTCGACGCGGCCGTTCTACCTGCCGGCagacgccgccggcggcggcggatcgtCCA CGCGGCACACAGTTATCATCGTCATCGCTTCAGTCTTCTCGGCAGTGGCCGTCATTGGCATAGCGTTCGTCTGGACGAAAATGCGGTCGAGAAGAGACCATCTCCATGACG ACATGGACGGCTCCGGCGAGATCATCCGCGCCATCGCCGCGTCGCACCTCAGCTTCAAGTACCAGGAGCTGCGCCGGGCGACCGACGAGTTCAACCAGATCAACAAGCTCGGCCAGGGCGGCTACGGGTCGGTTTACAAG GGTGTGCTGCCGGACGGCCGGGAGGTGGCCGTGAAGCGGCTCTTCTTCAACACGCGGCAGTGGGCGGACCAGTTCTTCAACGAGGTGCGGCTCGTCAGCCAGGTGCAGCACAAGAACCTGGTGAAGCTGCTCGGCTGCAGCGTCGAGGGCCCCGAGAGCCTCCTCGTCTACGAGTACCTCTGCAACACCAGCCTCGACCACTACCTGTTTG ACGCGTTCAAGAAGAACGCACTGGATTGGGAGCGGAGGTTCGAGATCATCCTCGGGACGGCGGAGGGTCTTTCCTACCTGCACAATGCTTCGGAGATCAGGATCATACACAGGGACATCAAGGCCAGCAACATACTGCTGGATGAGAGGTTCAGGCCTAAGATCGCCGATTTCGGCCTGGCGAGGAACTTCATGGAAGATCAGAGCCACCTCAGCACTGGTCTGGCTGGAACCTT TGGATACATGGCTCCGGAGTACATCGTCCACGGGCAACTGACAGAGAAGGCCGATATCTACAGCTACGGCGTGCTCGTCCTCGAGATCATCACCGGTCGGAAGAACCACAACTCGGTGGCTTCATCGGCAGAAGGCCTGTCCCTCATGGCACTG ATATGGAAGCACTACAACGCAGGGACCCTGATGGAACTCCTGGACCCAAACCTTCGCGAGCAGTGCTCGGAGGAGGAAGCTGTGCAGGTGTTCCACGTCGGGCTGCTCTGCGCCCAGGCGTCGCCGAACCTCAGGCCGCCGATGTGGAAGGTGGTTGAGATGCTGAGCGGCAGGGACAAGGTGCTTCCCCGGCCCACCCAGCCCCCGTTCATCAACGTGAAGGGGTCGAACGCGAAGAGCGACGGGTCAGGATCGACGTCTCTTCTGTCCAACTCCGACAAGTCACCGTTCTCGCTGAACCAGCTCTCAGTGAGCGGCGTGGAGGCCAG GGAAAGTGAGAGGTACAAATCAGGACCCAACTCTAGATCTTCAGAAAGACAACGCAAACGCCGGTGA
- the LOC112886034 gene encoding cysteine-rich receptor-like protein kinase 2 isoform X2 → MQRRRAGRAHHPVLPAAAVLTHLLLAAATVAGADEPGTPAILATVCGARQTPDPEGFDVSFVTTLEMIYQNVTRSGYGAAGSGAGNDTVFGLGQCLAYLSPTDCQLCYAQSRVKLPHCLPADGGRIYLDGCFLRYGADNFTAVATDASDTAVCGSNATGGPPAPGFAAAAAALVRNVTAAAPGARGYYYASSSPESGRAPRAYAAAQCWRSLNASACAACVASARDRVLRQCLPGAAEGYGLNAGCVVRYSTRPFYLPADAAGGGGSSTRHTVIIVIASVFSAVAVIGIAFVWTKMRSRRDHLHDDMDGSGEIIRAIAASHLSFKYQELRRATDEFNQINKLGQGGYGSVYKGVLPDGREVAVKRLFFNTRQWADQFFNEVRLVSQVQHKNLVKLLGCSVEGPESLLVYEYLCNTSLDHYLFDAFKKNALDWERRFEIILGTAEGLSYLHNASEIRIIHRDIKASNILLDERFRPKIADFGLARNFMEDQSHLSTGLAGTFGYMAPEYIVHGQLTEKADIYSYGVLVLEIITGRKNHNSVASSAEGLSLMALIWKHYNAGTLMELLDPNLREQCSEEEAVQVFHVGLLCAQASPNLRPPMWKVVEMLSGRDKVLPRPTQPPFINVKGSNAKSDGSGSTSLLSNSDKSPFSLNQLSVSGVEARE, encoded by the exons AtgcagcggcggcgagcaggaaGAGCGCACCACCCCGTGCTCCCGGCGGCGGCCGTCCTGACCcatctcctcctcgccgccgccaccgttgcTGGCGCCGATGAACCGGGCACGCCGGCGATCCTGGCCACGGTGTGCGGGGCCAGGCAGACGCCGGACCCGGAGGGCTTCGACGTCAGCTTCGTCACCACCCTGGAGATGATCTACCAGAACGTGACGCGCTCCGGCTACGGCGCCGCGGGCTCCGGCGCCGGCAACGACACCGTCTTCGGCCTCGGCCAGTGCCTCGCCTACCTCTCCCCGACCGACTGCCAGCTCTGCTACGCGCAGAGCCGCGTGAAGCTGCCCCACTGCCTCCCGGCCGACGGCGGCCGCATCTACCTCGACGGCTGCTTCCTCCGCTACGGCGCCGACAACTTCACCGCCGTCGCCACCGACGCCAGCGACACCGCGGTGTGCGGCTCCAACGCCACCGGCGGGCCGCCCGCGCCGGggttcgcggcggcggccgcggcgctggTGCGGAACGTCACGGCGGCCGCGCCGGGCGCGCGGGGCTACTACTACGCCTCGTCGTCCCCGGAGTCCGGGCGCGCGCCGCGGGCGTACGCCGCGGCGCAGTGCTGGAGGTCGCTCAACgccagcgcgtgcgcggcgtgCGTGGCGAGCGCACGCGACCGGGTGCTCCGCCAGTGCCTGCCGGGCGCCGCCGAGGGGTACGGCCTGAACGCCGGCTGCGTCGTCAGGTACTCGACGCGGCCGTTCTACCTGCCGGCagacgccgccggcggcggcggatcgtCCA CGCGGCACACAGTTATCATCGTCATCGCTTCAGTCTTCTCGGCAGTGGCCGTCATTGGCATAGCGTTCGTCTGGACGAAAATGCGGTCGAGAAGAGACCATCTCCATGACG ACATGGACGGCTCCGGCGAGATCATCCGCGCCATCGCCGCGTCGCACCTCAGCTTCAAGTACCAGGAGCTGCGCCGGGCGACCGACGAGTTCAACCAGATCAACAAGCTCGGCCAGGGCGGCTACGGGTCGGTTTACAAG GGTGTGCTGCCGGACGGCCGGGAGGTGGCCGTGAAGCGGCTCTTCTTCAACACGCGGCAGTGGGCGGACCAGTTCTTCAACGAGGTGCGGCTCGTCAGCCAGGTGCAGCACAAGAACCTGGTGAAGCTGCTCGGCTGCAGCGTCGAGGGCCCCGAGAGCCTCCTCGTCTACGAGTACCTCTGCAACACCAGCCTCGACCACTACCTGTTTG ACGCGTTCAAGAAGAACGCACTGGATTGGGAGCGGAGGTTCGAGATCATCCTCGGGACGGCGGAGGGTCTTTCCTACCTGCACAATGCTTCGGAGATCAGGATCATACACAGGGACATCAAGGCCAGCAACATACTGCTGGATGAGAGGTTCAGGCCTAAGATCGCCGATTTCGGCCTGGCGAGGAACTTCATGGAAGATCAGAGCCACCTCAGCACTGGTCTGGCTGGAACCTT TGGATACATGGCTCCGGAGTACATCGTCCACGGGCAACTGACAGAGAAGGCCGATATCTACAGCTACGGCGTGCTCGTCCTCGAGATCATCACCGGTCGGAAGAACCACAACTCGGTGGCTTCATCGGCAGAAGGCCTGTCCCTCATGGCACTG ATATGGAAGCACTACAACGCAGGGACCCTGATGGAACTCCTGGACCCAAACCTTCGCGAGCAGTGCTCGGAGGAGGAAGCTGTGCAGGTGTTCCACGTCGGGCTGCTCTGCGCCCAGGCGTCGCCGAACCTCAGGCCGCCGATGTGGAAGGTGGTTGAGATGCTGAGCGGCAGGGACAAGGTGCTTCCCCGGCCCACCCAGCCCCCGTTCATCAACGTGAAGGGGTCGAACGCGAAGAGCGACGGGTCAGGATCGACGTCTCTTCTGTCCAACTCCGACAAGTCACCGTTCTCGCTGAACCAGCTCTCAGTGAGCGGCGTGGAGGCCAG GGAATGA